The proteins below come from a single SAR86 cluster bacterium genomic window:
- the ribH gene encoding 6,7-dimethyl-8-ribityllumazine synthase, with protein sequence MITGKEIFIPSQHSKKGKYAIVSTSWNSEIVEEMLERAIKFLVDNGVKPKNISQVKVPGVFELPVMANKLASKKIDAVITLGCVIKGDTPHFDFISSSCAHGLMQVSLNKELPVIFGVLTTNNIKQAKDRAHWKKGNKGAEAAETAMEMVEKFKSS encoded by the coding sequence ATGATCACAGGTAAAGAAATATTTATACCTTCTCAGCATTCTAAAAAGGGGAAATATGCTATCGTTTCTACCTCCTGGAATTCTGAAATAGTGGAAGAAATGCTAGAAAGAGCAATAAAATTTTTAGTTGATAATGGTGTAAAACCTAAAAATATTTCTCAAGTTAAAGTTCCGGGAGTCTTTGAACTACCGGTAATGGCTAACAAACTAGCTTCTAAGAAGATAGATGCAGTTATAACTTTGGGATGCGTTATCAAAGGTGATACTCCTCATTTTGATTTTATAAGTTCAAGCTGTGCTCATGGACTTATGCAGGTTTCTTTAAATAAAGAATTACCAGTTATTTTTGGCGTACTAACTACCAACAACATTAAACAAGCAAAAGACAGAGCTCATTGGAAAAAAGGTAATAAAGGAGCTGAAGCTGCAGAAACAGCTATGGAAATGGTTGAAAAATTCAAAAGTTCTTAA
- the nusB gene encoding transcription antitermination factor NusB: protein MKESPMRSRDKALQSLYEMEINIDKHLIKTLKSREDIGSFCHDLIIGVIDNIKELDTKLAPHLDRSIASLDFIEKNVLRIATYELVFNKNLDHPIVINEAIRLSKKYGAKDSYKYINAILDKMTKVDNLKSHN, encoded by the coding sequence ATGAAAGAATCACCAATGCGTTCAAGGGATAAAGCGTTGCAAAGCCTTTATGAAATGGAAATAAATATAGATAAACATTTAATCAAGACTTTAAAATCAAGAGAAGATATAGGAAGTTTTTGTCATGACTTAATTATTGGGGTCATTGATAATATTAAAGAGTTAGATACTAAACTTGCTCCTCATCTAGATAGATCTATCGCATCATTAGATTTTATAGAAAAAAATGTACTACGAATTGCTACCTATGAGTTAGTCTTTAATAAGAATTTGGATCACCCCATAGTAATCAATGAAGCAATAAGGCTTTCAAAGAAATATGGAGCAAAAGATAGTTATAAATATATTAATGCCATTTTGGATAAAATGACTAAGGTTGATAATTTAAAGAGTCATAACTAA